The genomic stretch GTAAAAACCTGTTCATTGATGCCGGGCACAAAATCGTCGAGCTGGCTAAACGTTTCTATTTCGACGACGACGAATCCGTCCTGCCGCGAGCAATCGCCACCTACCCCGCTTTTTGCAATGCGATGACGATGGATATTGCGATGGGCGGGTCAACGAATACCATCTTGCATTTGCTGGCGGTCGCTCAAGAAGCTGAGGTTGATTTCACCCAAGACGACATTGACCAGTTATCGCGCAGAGTGCCATGCCTGTGCAAGGTAGCGCCGAACTCGAAACGGTATTGGATAGAAAACGTGCACCGCGCCGGCGGGATACCGGCGATTCTTGGCGAGCTAAATCGCGCCGGACTGCTGAGCGGCGAGGTGCATTCGGTACACCACGCTAGCTTGCAAGCATTCCTCGACGAATGGGATATTCGCGGCGGAAAAGCCGACGACAAGGCTAAACGGGTGTTTCATGCGGCACCAGGCGGGGTACGCACAACCCAAATGTTCTCGCAATCGGCCACTTGGGAATCCCTCGACTTGGACGCCGAGAATGGCTGTATCCGCTCAATCGAGCACGCCTACACCACAGACGGCGGGCTAGCAGTTTTGAAAGGCAATATCGCCGCCGATGGGTGCGTGGTGAAAAGCGCGGGCGTACCCGAAGATCAGTGGGTGTTCAGTGGGCCGGCCAAGGTCACCGAATCCCAGGAAGAGGCTTGTGAAGCGATTATTAACGGGCGCATTCAGGCTGGCGACGTTGTTGTCGTCCGATATGAGGGGCCGAAAGGCGGGCCGGGTATGCAAGAAATGCTCTACCCGACCAGTTATTTGAAAGGTGTAGGGCTTGGCCCCAAATGCGCACTGATCACTGACGGGCGGTTCTCTGGCGGCTCATCTGGGCTTTCACTAGGGCATATCAGCCCGGAGGCGGCCTCTAAGGGGGCTATCGGCCTGGTACGTGACGGCGACATCATCTCGATAAACATCCCCGAGCGCAGTATCAACGTCGAATTATCGGACGAGGAATTGGCGCGCCGCCGCGCCGAACAGGATGAGGTTGGCTGGCACCCCGCCCACCGCGACCGCCAAGTTTCCACCGCGCTAAAAGTGTTCGCCACCCTCGCCCAATCCGCCGACAAGGGTGCCGCCCGCCGCCGGCTGGACTAGGGGTATGGGGATAACGCCAAGCCGATAGTGAAAGGCGCTCAAGGAGCCTTTCGAGAAGATAGCTCTGTAGCATGGCCTGCGCTGGAATCCCAGCCTCTTTGGCGCTGTTGTTTATACGCGCCTTAAGTTGCATGGCGTTGTTAGTTTTCACAACAGCACCTCCAGATAGGTTCGAATTTTGCGTTCGACATTCAACCGACGCGCATAATCCACGAGCTTCGTCGGGTTGCGTTCTGGACTTTTCATGTACGTTCGCATGGCTGGCGTAAATACTTGACTATCAACCACCCGTTGACCGCGCACAAGGTCACACAGCGTTCTCTCCAGGTTGTAGGCCTTAACAGTGTTGCCATACACGGTGACAGCCTCACTTAAGCCGAGATCAAGGACGTCATCAGCACAGGAGCGGCACACGATTTGCGCAGCCCTGGCAGCAGTAGCGTTGTAGCTTCGCGGGAAGGTCATAGTGAACGAAAACGGTGCCCGATCTGTCATACCATGCAAAAAAAGAGCGGAATCGTCAGAAAAAACCCCGCGCGAAAACCTATGTTGCGCCACATAGAAGGGGTCTTCCCATGTTTCCGGAAGTGCATAAAGGCCACGATCAACTTGCATAAGCTGCCCAGCGTTAATTGCCTCAGCTAGTTTTCGTCTGGGAATACCGGCAGCAGTAACCTGAGCCGACGTGACGTAGCCGTTATCGCCCGTCGCGAGATTCACTAGAGTCTGCATAACACCCCCTGTACTTCTATGCTTAATATTTTCACATATTAAGCATGAATGTACAAGATGACTGCCGCGTAAGTGCGGGGGTTTGGGGTGGAAGAGCCGGATTAAAACGCAAAGGCGACAGCGCAAAACGAATCATGTTAACCAGGTAAATCGGCTTGTCGCGGGGATTCCTGTCAACAGTTATCGCAATGAACTAAAAGCGGACAAAACTCAAAAACTTAAGAGAATCCTTGGGTGGATAGCCTGTTTCGCGACGATGGTAACCGCTAGACTAAGGAAAATAAAACCGTAATTTACGTCATTTGTGACACATCGCAGTGTCGCCAATTTTGCATTTCCAACATGGGAATGCGGCTGAAAGGAACTCACTATGTCAGGTGAGAAGACAGCTTTAGAAAGCTCACGTGCCAACGGCTTAGTGATCCGAAGCGCCATTGTGGCGTCCATCGGTGGCTTGATTTTCGGATTCGACACCGCCGTCATTTCTGGCACAACAAAATCATTAACCGAAGTGTTCTCGCTCTCACCGCAGTCGCTCGGCTTCACCGTTGCCTCAGCAACAATCGGCACCATCGCCGGCGCGTTGGCAGGCGGCGGCCTAGCCGATAAATACGGGCGAAAGAAATTGTTATTCGTTATCGGCTTACTGTTCTTAGTTGGCGGTCTTGGTACCGCTCTAGCGCCGGCCTCGGCCTACTGGCTATTCCTCGGCTCGCGATTCCTTGGCGGGGTCGGCGTTGGCATGGCCAGCGTGTGCGCACCTATTTATATCGCGGAAATTGCTCCGGCACGACAACGCGGGCGTCTTGTCGGTTTAGTGCAATTTAATATCGTGTTAGGTATTTTGGTGGCCTACGCCTCGAACGCCATCATTCGCGCAATCGTCCACGGGGATACCGCTTGGCGATGGATGCTCGGCGTCATGGCAGTGCCGTCAATTGTGTTCTTGCTGTTGCTGTTTACCGTGCCGGAAACTCCGCGCTGGCTAATGGCTCAAGGACGCGAAGACGAGGCTGAACATATCAGCCTTAAGCTGTGTTCAACCACAGAGGAATCCGACCTGGAGCTGGCGGAAATCAGAAGTCAGATTGAGCGTGACCGAGCCCAATCTAAGACGAAAGTGCGTTTCTTCTCCAAGCGCTATCGCAAGGTGATTCTGATGGCTATTGCGATAGCCGCTTTCAACCAGCTATCGGGCATTAATGCGATTCTTTACTACGCGCCGATGGTTATGCAGGAAGCGGGCGCGGGTGAGAATGCGTCCTATCTCATGTCTATCGCGGTTGGTTTCATGAATCTTGTCGCAACAATGACCGCGCTAACTGTTATCGACAAGCTCGGACGCCGCACTCTAATGCTCGTCGGCTCTATCGGATACCTAGTCAGCTTGGGTTTCTTAACTTTCGTAATGTTCAGGTTTGAGGGCAACTTCACCTCCGGCTCGTCCATCATGGTGCTGGTCGGGTTGCTGGTGTTCATTGCGGCGCACGCATTCGGCCAAGGCTCAGTTATTTGGGTGTTCATCTCGGAAATCTTCCCGAATAAGGTGCGCGGCGCCGGTCAGTCCGTCGGCTCAGCAACCCACTGGACTTTCGCGGCCATCACTTCCGGCATTTTCCCCTCGATGATTGCGTTCCTGGGCGGCGGTTGGTCGTTCCTAGTGTTCTTCCTGTGCATGTGCGGTCAGCTAATCTGGGTGCTTAGAATCATGCCGGAAACCAAGGGAATCCCGCTAGAGGAAATGGCCGAGAAGCTAGGTGTGGAGTAAGTCATGACAGAAATTAAAACGTTAGGGCGTCCAGTGCTATGCCTGGGCGAGGCGCTCATTGACGTCATTAACCGCGACGGGACAATCGAAGAAAAGGTTGGCGGCTCGCCGCTCAATGTGGCTTGTGGGCTAGCTCAACTCGACCACCCCACGCTAATGGGGTCTTGGTGGGGTAACGACCAACGCGGCCAACTCATCGAGGAACACTTAACAGCCGCCGGCGTTGGGGTTGTGCCCGGCAGCGGCCAAGCAGATAAGACGTCGATAGCCAACGCCATGATCGACGAGTTAGGCCAAGCCAGCTACACATTCGAGATGGATTGGCAACTGCCGCCCCTGCCCGACGCCTCAGAGATTAGTCACCTACACACTGGCAGTTTCGCCGCGACCTTGGAGCCGGGCGCGTCGTCCGTACTGGCGGCAGTAAAGTCGATGGCCATTCGAGGGACGGTCAGTTACGATCCGAATGCGCGCCCATCGCTAATGGGCAGCCCCGAGGACGTGCGTCCTCGAATCGAGGAGCTAATCGGCCTATCAGACCTTGTCAAAGCCAGTGATGAGGACATCGCTTGGCTCTACGGGGAAGATACCCCCGTAGAAGCTGTACTGCGCAAATGGAAGAGCCTAGGGCCGGGGCTAGTCATAGCTACGCGCGGACCTTGGGGCGCCTATGCGCTATGCGCCGGAGACCGGGACATGCTAGTTGTAGACCCACTAAACGTCGAAGTCGCGGACACCGTCGGCGCTGGGGACTCATTCATGGCTGGGCTAATTTCGGGCTTATTAGACGCTGGGCTACTCGGCTCAACCGAAGCCAAACGCCGATTGCGACAAGCACGACTGGGAGATGTTCGCGAGGCTTTACACCGTGCAGTCATCACCTCTGGGCTGACAGTTAGCCACGTCGGCGCCTACTCGCCTGACCGCGTCGAAGTTAAGAGCGTAAAAATCGCCGACCCGACACTTTAAGCAATGTTTATTACTATTTATTAAGGTGACAATTTTGGAGCAAATGCCAATAGAAGATAATTGGACATAGCATTTGCATAATTATCGGCTACCATTGCAGCCGTAAATAACAGTTTGTGGTGCAATAAAAGGCGGCAGAAATAAATGACAACGGATTCCAATTTTTCGGCATCCAGACGGCTAATTCTGCTAATTGGGAGCATTGCGGCAGCTATTTCATTAATAATAATCGGAATAAACGGCAGCCTCGCGGCGCGCGAGGCGGAGGAAACCGTCCCATATGCGCCAAGAGTAGACGAATCTTCCTCGGCCACGCCTGCCCCAACATCTAACTTAGTGAAGGCCTGCGACGGCACCCCGCTAGCGAAACCGACTGGTGACGTTGCTGAAAAGATCCAAAAAACTGCTGATGAATACGGGGTTCACGTTGAGGCAGCGTGGGTTGACCCGACGTCCGGCGTCCAGCGCGTCGGTGGAACAGCGGGGCTAGAGGCCTGGTCAACCGCTAAAGTTCCGATAGCTTTAGCGGTTGTAGGTCAAGGACGCGGCGAAGAGTTTAGGCACGAGATAGCCGAATCCTTGCGAATCTCAGATAACGACGACGCCGTAACCTTGTGGGAATCGCTGGGGCCTGACGAAATGACTCGCGCCGAAGCAGTAGACAGCGTATTGCGCAATGCTGGAGACAACAACACCCTATTCAGTAAAACTGACAGCTCACAACAAGAATTCGGGCTGACCATTTGGGACGTTAGCGACCAGGTTATCTTCTTAGAAAATATGCCCTGCCTAACGGGAGCCGACCAAATAATCAACGATTTATCTAATATTGATGAATCCCAAAAGTGGGGCATAGGTATATTGCCAGGCACGGTTTTCAAAGGCGGGTGGGGGCCTAGCCAACACGGGTTCGTGTCGCGGCAATTTGGCTGGTTCATCAATAAAGAAAACGCGCGAGTAATAGTGGCAATTGCGGTGCTCGCTGACGATGAGGACAGTGCCCACGACACTTTGACAGCCATCGCAAAAGCTCTAGCCGAATAGTGCAAAGGCGCTCAAGAGGGGCGGGCGACCGACTAAGGAAAATCTGGCTGGAGCCCCGGTAAAACCCGCATTCAGCTAAGGAAGAATCTCGCGGACGACCGGAATTTTGCGAATCACCCAGGCGCCAAACACGGCGATAATCACAATCCCAAAAGGTGCTAGCAGCCGGTAGGTCAATGAATAGCCAATACCGTCGAAAAGTCTGGCTAGCGTACGTACCACGTAGATGTGCAGTAAATAGATACTCAGCGTGTAGGTGCGCAGCGTGTTTGTTAGCCAAGCGAGTGGCTTGTGTTTCATTATGTGTGGGGTGGCGTACCTGATAAAGACGAAAACCGCTATGGAGTAAAGGACACACGGCACATTTTGATACCCCTTGAATACGCCAGATATCTCGCCCGCTGGACGCGAGTAGATGAACGTGCCGAACATGTGCATAGCCAGGCCAAACACGCCCAAAACGTAGATAACTATCCTGGCTTTAGGGGCGATCTCGTAGCGGCTAATCAGATAACCAACCGGAACATAAAAGAGGTAGCCCGCAACAACTCCCACGGACAGCCCGGTAGCAAGCTCCTTGCCGGTAACCCCAAGCAGGAAAGGCGGAAGGATATTCAGCAAAAATCCGGCAACCGCCAAATAGGTAAATAAAGTTTTGCGTTTTTCGTCCGGAACAGCGGCGAAGAGCGGAAGAGATAGGTAAATGCAAAACAACGGAATAAAGAACCAATAAATATCAACCAAACTACCGTTTAATAGGCCAGAGATAATGAACTTTGGAGTTATGTCTTGAGGGGAAACATATCTTAGAGGATAAATTTTGTAAGCAAGACCAATGAGACTCCAGGCGATAAAAGGCACTACAGCTCTTCTGAAACGCTTTATAAAATACGTTTTGATACCGTACCGTTTATTGAAATCCATTAATGTAGCGGCAGAAATCATGAAAAATACCGGCACCGCAAAATAACAGACAGTCTCTATCACATTCGCGCTTTTCCAAAATAGAGTATCCGGTTGGTAGTCCCAAAAAACATAATTAGTGTGCAACATAACGACGGCAAATGCTGAAATGACGCTAGCAACATTTATGTAATCCAGTTTTTCACGCTGCTTTGTTTCAACACTCATTAGTCACCTATCTCACTCTTATCTGGCATTTTTTCTAACGACCATTGCACGATGAACGCTAAGAATCATAACGGCGCAAGACACCACCACAAACCCCGCCACGTCAGGCACACGAAAATTCGCGTCTAACACTTGGCTGACGCAGAGCTAGGGTTGCTGAGTGTGTCCGTCCACTGCGAAAAACAATGTCCAGGGATCGGGATAATAGGCCAACCCTCAACTGAACCCTCAACTCAACCCTCAATAGTGGTGTGTTGTGTTGAGGGTTCAGTTGAGGGTCCATATGATAAGAATATGCAAATGCCATCGACGGAGGCAGAACTAAAGCAACTTATAGAACTTCTAAAAGTTCAAGGGCAAGACAGCCAGCAGATTGAGGTTAAATCTGCGGCCGGAGGGTTGCCGAAAACTGTTGCGGAAACCTTGTCGGCATTCAGCAATGGCCTTGGCGGGTTACTGATACTGGGGTTGGACGAAGAGAACGGCTTTCTACCGGCAAGAAAGTTTAAGGCAAAGAACATATCCGATGCGCTAGCTGGAGTGTGCAGCGACAATCTAGTGCCGCCGGTTAGGGCAGATATTGAAATTATCAATCATGACGGTTCGCAATTAGTCATGGCACAAGTCCCGCCACTTCAGCCCAAAGACAAACCGTGCTACATAAAGACGAAGAACGTTTATGGCGGCTCTTTTATCCGAACAGGCGATGGCGACCGTAAACTATCGGCCTACGAAATTGATCGGCTAAAAGAAAATGAAAGACAGCCAAACTGGGATGTTGAACTCGTTGAAGAGGCCGGCCTAGACGCGCTCGACGATGATTTGGTGAGCGCCGTCCTAGACAGAGAGCGACAAAATCATCCTCGATTATTCGCTAAGCTGCCAGACGAAACTGCGATGATGAAACTTCGCATAATAGGAAAATCTGCCAATGGCATTCTTCACCCCACCTTGGCAGGATTGTTATGCCTAGGCGAATACCCGCAAGAGTTTTTCCCGCGCCTGACAATAACTTATGCGGTATTTCCCGGCTCAACTAAAGCGTCAGCAATCACTGGGCAACGTTATTTAGATTCGGGGACGCTGGTCGGGCCAATACCTTCCTTAGTAGAGGACGGGGTAAATGTTGTTATGAAAAATATGCGGATTGGTGGTGTTGTCCGCGGGGCTTTCAGACATGATTTATTTGATTACCCTCCCGCAGCAATACGTGAGGCACTAACCAACGCCTTAATGCACAGAGACTATTCACCGGCTGCACGCGGCACTCAAGTACAACTCAATATGTACGCTGACCGACTAGAAATAATCAATCCTGGCGGACTATTCGGCACAGTAACCATTGAATCCCTTGGCACGACCGGGCTGTCGTCATCCAGAAACCAGTTCCTATCACATCTACTAGAAATGACCCCCTATGGCGAAGGCGGATTTGTGGCAGAAAACCGTGGAACCGGTTACCAAGAAATAATGACCCAACTGGAGCGAGAAATGCTCCCGCCAGCTATACCTGTTGACCGCCTAGACAGTTTCAGCTTGACTTTCGAGAGGCGACGCATGACTTTGGCAGAGCAGGGTGCTGCCGCTGGGATGTCCTCCCGCGAAAAAATTCTTGAGTATTTACGTTCGCACTCAAGTGCAACTAGCCGCGAGTTAGCGGGTGCAGCCGGAATAGGAGTGGGTGGGGCACGAGCCGTTCTCAATAAACTATTAAAAGAAGGCTTAATCTATCGGACAGAGCCTAGTAGCAGCCCTAAACAGCGATACAAGATGAGCTAAGTAAGCTTCTGGCAACTCTGCGCAAAAGCATTTGTTAGGCGCGTTAGAAAGCCATCAATAGCCAACCCTCAACTCAACCCTCAACTCAACCCTCAACAGTGGTGTGTTGTGTTGAGGGTTGAGTTGTGGGTTAACCGTTCCTTACCCCGCGCCGATAGCGACAACTGTCACCGACCCTCTTCACTAGCCAATTCAGCAGGTGACATGATGACGACCAAACCCCTAACGCTTAAGCGTGCAGTACCTCTTCGTGGCGGTGCGAGTACCCCTCTGGTTCAAGCTGGAGTGTGGTGTGCAGCAGTGCCACCTGGTGATGTTCACTCAGGCAAGTTTCGGCGTCTCGCAGCACTTCAATACTGTGGCCGTCCTCGAAACAGTCCTTAGGCAGTACGATATGGGCACTGAAGACTGGCAAACCTGTCCCAACAGTAGAGGCATGCACGTCGTGGACGTCCATGACATGAGGAAGGCTCAATAAGTGAGTGCGAACTTCCTCCAAATCAAGGCCTTTCGGGGAAAACTCCATCAAAATCCTGCCAGCAGACTTAAGAATCATTATCGCCCTAGGCACGATCAACGCAGCGATCACCAAGCTTGCTATCGCATCAGCTGCAAACCACCCAGTGGTAGAAACGACGATTGCGGAAACAATCACCGCCAGCGAGCCGAGTGCATCGTTTAACACTTCAAGAAATGCTGCCTTGAGGTTTAGATTCTTATCCCTAGCCCCGGACAACACAACTAGGCTCGCGATATTTCCCGCCAACCCGACGATACCGACGAACAATAGGCCGCGCCCGTCGATAGTGGGTGGGTCGGTTAAGCGTCGCACCGCTTCAACAACCGCGTAAGTGCCCACCCCAATCAGCACCATCGCCTGACAAGCGGCCGCGATCACCTCAGCCCGCGTCCAACCCCAGGTGCGGCTAGCAGTGGTTGGCTTTGCGGCTAATTTGGCAGCTATCAGAGCCATCGCTAACCCCGCTAAATCGGTAAGGACGTGCCCCAAATCAACAACAACCGCCAGACTAGACGTCAAAGCAGCGCCGATAATCTCAACAACAAATACGGTGAAGGTCACGATAAGCGCGAACCAAAGTCTGCCAGTCACGGCCGGATAAGAATGCTGATGCTGATGCGACATGAACTTTCTCCTCGCGAACGATACCGGCGAACCTACTTGGTTTGTTGACGGTGGTTAGCGTCGTCAACACGACTAAAGTCTCTAATCTTTACGAGTAGACACCTGCCTCAGATTGGCTTAGGCAAACCTAACCTAAACATCAGGCTAGGCGTTGTGGCAGCTTAGGTCAACCCCCCGCTGACTCAACATTGCGAGTCTGGCGACCGACGTGACTCGCTGCTAAAATTAGCCAGCAGATGAGCTTGGCAATTGTGCCGTTTTCTAACAAGGAGCTACTTTCCGATGACTTTCTGATCTCTACTCAGCCCAGCTGAGACGCTGCCCAGTAGTTCTTGCGTCCTGGAGATCATCATGTCTGCTATTCATCTTGATAATATTTCTTTTTCTTACTCATCTGTGCCGTTGCTAAAGAGACTCAGTTTGCACGTCAGCGATGGGGAGCGCGCCTGTTTGATTGGTCCCAACGGCTGCGGAAAAACGACGTTGCTCCGCATCACTTCAGGCGACCTGTTACCAGAGCAGGGAACCGTCAAAATCGACGGGGTAAATACTGATTTGTCCTACTTACCGAGCACTGAAAAATTCAACGGGACTGTCGAAGATTACCTTAATGCCGCGCTGCGTCCACTGCGAACCATTGCTGCTCAGTTTTACGATGTCTCTGCCAAAATTGAGGAGAGAACCAGTCTTGTTGAAGTAGGTCGAGACTATGACCGGTTACTTGCTCAGATGACAAGTTTCGACGTTTGGGCGCTCGATGCTCGAGTTGATGAGGTGCTATCCGGTCTCGGCTTGGAGATGTTTGCCGGGTCAAGGCGTAACAGAGGTTGGGGAACATTGTCTCCTGGCCAACGCCGTCGCCTTCAACTAGCAGCGACTCTTATCGTTAAACCAGAAGTGTTGATTCTGGACGAACCTAGCAATCATCTCGATGCTGACGCCGTCAGTTTCCTAACCCAGACAGTTAACAACTGGGGCGGTGCAGTCCTGATGACAAGCCATGACCGAGCGTTCATCGAAGATACCGCAACAGTTATTTACGACATGGACGTGGAGGTGTGGAATGCGCTGGCTAAAGCTAAAAGCATGAATAAGGACGTCGGTCTTTACCAGTGTAGGGGCACCTACTCCAAGTATCTTGCTGAAAAGGCTAGTGCCCGCCGTAGACATGCTGAAGTGCATGCCGTCCAACAAGCCGAAAAACGTAAGCTGCGAAAGCATCGGCAGGCAGCCAGCAAAATCTCTAGAGGCGGTGTTCGGTTGGCTAACGCTGAGGGTAAAGCAAAAAAGTTCTTTGCTGACCGTGCTGCCACGACGGCTGAACGTCGGATCCGAAACGACGATAACCGGTTAGAGACTCTCATTAGCCAAGAAGTACGTAAACCCCGTAGCTATGACTTGTCGTTCCCGTTTGAGCAACCAGCCAGCCGCACGGGGGTAGCAGTATCTGCCAGGCGAGCCGCAGTGAAGCACCGTTTGGCGCCCGTCAGTTTCGACCTCACCTACGGCGAGCACCTGCTTGTCACCGGGGCTAATGGGGCAGGTAAATCCACGCTACTGAACTGGATCTATACCGGGCAGCCGCCCAATGATGCCGATGCTAGTGGGACAATCTCCTGCGACAAGCCGGTCAGTATCGTTCCTCAACACCTACCGCTTAAGCACGATCCGGGATTCACCACGGAAATTTGGCACATGGGAATCGGTGAAATCGGAAAAGGAATACTGCACCCGTCACTTTGGGTAACCCCGGTTCCTGAATTGTCTGCCGGTAATCAACGCAGAGCGCAAATCGCAATAGCGCTCGCAACAGCCCCAGCCATACTCATCATTGATGAACCAACCAACTATCTCGACTTGGATGCAATGCAAGCGTTAGAAGAAGCGCTAATCAATTGGACGGGGACACTGATTATCGCCAGCCACGACCGATGGCTCATTAACCACTGGCAGGGCAGAACAATCCATACCCACTAGAACTCGACTTCGGGTTAATGATCGAAATATGTGGACAGAATCATCATTTTTTTGGGTCTGACCAAGGGTTTAGGGGTTCACATAGGCTGTGAGGGCACGCGACGTCACGGGTGCTGGAAATCAGCCGTATATGGTCAATTGCGGTGATGATCCTCGGTGCGTGAACGTTTGCTTCCAAGAAGTCTTTATCCCCCCCCGTGACCAAGACGTCGGCTCCGCAAGCAATCGCGGCGCGCAAAAATTGCGTAACGTCAATTATCAAGGAGTATCGCGCTCTGCGTTTTTGGCTCTCGTTTCGAGCCTTTTGATGGTTTCTAGATAGTCCCGCTCGACCTGAGAAAGTGTATGTGTCTGATATTTGCGGTACTCAGTAGTTGCCTTTTTGATCGCATTCTGATGACTAACTTTTCCGGCTCCTTGGAGTTGCTGTTGCCCAGTTGCTGCCAGAATGCTGTCAAGGTGCTCAACGTAGTCGCTCATGTGCATAGGACGGTGATTCATAGCTTGAACTTCCGCAAAATCAAAATAACCGGAAACAAGACGATTCAGCACCCTGAGCTCGTCCTCTTTCAAGTAGTTCTTAGCCACCTTCACTTCCGCGAGCGTGGGTTGGCCGCCCTTGAAAGTAGTCAGTCCCATGAAAGGCTTGGAAGCGTCCGCCCGCTCATGAATTATTTCCGCCGCTGTGTGCCCGTGAGCCGCGTAATGCAACTTGTTCTGAACCATCTTGAAAAACGCAATCGAGTCTTGGCTTCTCGGGTCGTAGTCCACACTGGTGGCATACAGATCCAACACTTGTCGGTACATAACTTTTTCCGAGGAGCGGATATCACGAATCCGCTCGAGAAGTTCATACCAGTAAGATCCGCCACCGAGGCTCTTAAGTCGCTCGTCATCTAAGGTGAAACCTTTGAGAAGGTACTCTTTTAACCTCTCAGTCGCCCAACGTCTAAACTGCGTGGCAGTCTTTGATCTAATCCGGTACCCCAGGGAAATAATCATGTCAAGGTTGTAGTGCGGTAGTACTCTCGCTACCTTGCGGCTACCCTCAAGACGAACCTGTCGGAATTCCCGACAGGTTGCCTCCTCGTCCAATTCTCCCTCGGCATAGATATTGCCGATATGTTCCACAACATTAGACCTAGAACTCTGAAAAAGCTCCGCCATCTGCTGCTGCGTGAGCCAAACCGTCTCACCCTCAAGCCTGACCTCAATACTGACCGGGCTCTCAGGATCCTGATAAATCAGCATCTGCCCGTTTGACTCAGCGGGTCGTTCACCGTCCTCTACGGTCATGGAACTGCCCTCCATACGAAAATATCTATTCAGGTTACTTGCGTTCGCCCATAAGTAACTAACTCACACCCCATCAACCACTAAATGTTTCCTGCCGCAATCGTTCGCGAGTTTTCTGATCAAGCAAGCTTTTAGGAATACCTTGAATCGCACCCTCAAGAGCAAGTAACGAGTGCAGACAGGTGAATTGAGGGTGAACACGCCACCACGCCTCTACGCTGCCTACGTCGGCTAGCTTCTCAGGGGAGTCAATCCCTACCTCGATAAGTGCCTGCGCTAGCTTCGGCCCGATATTTGGAAGATCAGTCAAGTCATTCATCAGCGCTCCATTCTTCCAGCCCGAAAGCACTTAGCGCAATCTCAAATCCTCGCTTCATTACCGCCAGATCCTCCGGATTAACCTGATGCGTTCGCAGCCGTACCGGCCCTACCAGTGGCACCCTCGACACAAGATGGAATGGATGGTGGAGGCTGACGCGAGTTTTGGGGTGTAGCCAGTTGCGTATCCCCATATCAGGTTCCTCCTTATGGTTTTAGGATGGGTGTCATGAAGTTCGGAATGCGTAAACCCTCGCT from Vaginimicrobium propionicum encodes the following:
- a CDS encoding ATP-binding protein, which gives rise to MQMPSTEAELKQLIELLKVQGQDSQQIEVKSAAGGLPKTVAETLSAFSNGLGGLLILGLDEENGFLPARKFKAKNISDALAGVCSDNLVPPVRADIEIINHDGSQLVMAQVPPLQPKDKPCYIKTKNVYGGSFIRTGDGDRKLSAYEIDRLKENERQPNWDVELVEEAGLDALDDDLVSAVLDRERQNHPRLFAKLPDETAMMKLRIIGKSANGILHPTLAGLLCLGEYPQEFFPRLTITYAVFPGSTKASAITGQRYLDSGTLVGPIPSLVEDGVNVVMKNMRIGGVVRGAFRHDLFDYPPAAIREALTNALMHRDYSPAARGTQVQLNMYADRLEIINPGGLFGTVTIESLGTTGLSSSRNQFLSHLLEMTPYGEGGFVAENRGTGYQEIMTQLEREMLPPAIPVDRLDSFSLTFERRRMTLAEQGAAAGMSSREKILEYLRSHSSATSRELAGAAGIGVGGARAVLNKLLKEGLIYRTEPSSSPKQRYKMS
- a CDS encoding cation diffusion facilitator family transporter produces the protein MSHQHQHSYPAVTGRLWFALIVTFTVFVVEIIGAALTSSLAVVVDLGHVLTDLAGLAMALIAAKLAAKPTTASRTWGWTRAEVIAAACQAMVLIGVGTYAVVEAVRRLTDPPTIDGRGLLFVGIVGLAGNIASLVVLSGARDKNLNLKAAFLEVLNDALGSLAVIVSAIVVSTTGWFAADAIASLVIAALIVPRAIMILKSAGRILMEFSPKGLDLEEVRTHLLSLPHVMDVHDVHASTVGTGLPVFSAHIVLPKDCFEDGHSIEVLRDAETCLSEHHQVALLHTTLQLEPEGYSHRHEEVLHA
- a CDS encoding ABC-F family ATP-binding cassette domain-containing protein, which codes for MSAIHLDNISFSYSSVPLLKRLSLHVSDGERACLIGPNGCGKTTLLRITSGDLLPEQGTVKIDGVNTDLSYLPSTEKFNGTVEDYLNAALRPLRTIAAQFYDVSAKIEERTSLVEVGRDYDRLLAQMTSFDVWALDARVDEVLSGLGLEMFAGSRRNRGWGTLSPGQRRRLQLAATLIVKPEVLILDEPSNHLDADAVSFLTQTVNNWGGAVLMTSHDRAFIEDTATVIYDMDVEVWNALAKAKSMNKDVGLYQCRGTYSKYLAEKASARRRHAEVHAVQQAEKRKLRKHRQAASKISRGGVRLANAEGKAKKFFADRAATTAERRIRNDDNRLETLISQEVRKPRSYDLSFPFEQPASRTGVAVSARRAAVKHRLAPVSFDLTYGEHLLVTGANGAGKSTLLNWIYTGQPPNDADASGTISCDKPVSIVPQHLPLKHDPGFTTEIWHMGIGEIGKGILHPSLWVTPVPELSAGNQRRAQIAIALATAPAILIIDEPTNYLDLDAMQALEEALINWTGTLIIASHDRWLINHWQGRTIHTH
- a CDS encoding virulence RhuM family protein yields the protein MEGSSMTVEDGERPAESNGQMLIYQDPESPVSIEVRLEGETVWLTQQQMAELFQSSRSNVVEHIGNIYAEGELDEEATCREFRQVRLEGSRKVARVLPHYNLDMIISLGYRIRSKTATQFRRWATERLKEYLLKGFTLDDERLKSLGGGSYWYELLERIRDIRSSEKVMYRQVLDLYATSVDYDPRSQDSIAFFKMVQNKLHYAAHGHTAAEIIHERADASKPFMGLTTFKGGQPTLAEVKVAKNYLKEDELRVLNRLVSGYFDFAEVQAMNHRPMHMSDYVEHLDSILAATGQQQLQGAGKVSHQNAIKKATTEYRKYQTHTLSQVERDYLETIKRLETRAKNAERDTP
- a CDS encoding TfoX/Sxy family protein, with translation MNDLTDLPNIGPKLAQALIEVGIDSPEKLADVGSVEAWWRVHPQFTCLHSLLALEGAIQGIPKSLLDQKTRERLRQETFSG